The window GCCGCTGTCAATGGCCTGTTGTAAAATGGTATCACACATCCCACTGACGCAAAGATTCCAGCGCCTCATAATTTGTTAGATCCAGATGAATTGGTGTGATCGAAATATTGTTGGCCAACACCTCTTTAGAGTCTGTACCCTCGTTGGTATCCCAGGAGGGAGTTCCACCGCCAATCCAGTAATGCTTACGCCCCCACGGATCAAAGGTCTCTTTCACGACATCAGAGTAAACTCGTTTTCCCTGGCGGGTAAAGACAACATTTAAACCGTCAACAGAAGCAACGTTCGGCACGTTAATGTTGAGCAACGTATCCTTCGGCAGGCCATTTTTCAGTATTTTATGAGCAATTTTCTGTGCAACCGCTGCCCCGGTCTCAAAACAAAAAGGCGCTTCACCCGGCATTGAAACAGCCATTGAG of the Desulfobulbaceae bacterium genome contains:
- the surE gene encoding 5'/3'-nucleotidase SurE, giving the protein MNKAPLILVTNDDGVYAPGIQALFEAMKGVGTPVMVAPERDNSAVSHSLTMTRPLKVKKIAAEIFTLDGTPADCVILALEKLLDRKPDLVVSGINHGGNLCEDISYSGTVSAAIEGTMLGVPSMAVSMPGEAPFCFETGAAVAQKIAHKILKNGLPKDTLLNINVPNVASVDGLNVVFTRQGKRVYSDVVKETFDPWGRKHYWIGGGTPSWDTNEGTDSKEVLANNISITPIHLDLTNYEALESLRQWDV